In Kitasatospora gansuensis, a genomic segment contains:
- a CDS encoding beta-ketoacyl-[acyl-carrier-protein] synthase family protein — MRREAVAVTGLGLLAPSGVGVQAAWDGLCAGTSFAAADPELAGLPVDFSCRVPELDAKELLGYRLARRLDLFTVLALLAAREATANAGLDSGSWDGARVGVVMGVGIGSMQSWQPEFDRLAAGAPEKVSPLALSRSLPNMAAAEIALDLGALGPNLVVSTACASGSSAIGVARELLLAGTCDLVLAGGAESARMPMTSACFAQMRALSRRSADPAGASRPFDRDRDGFVLGEGAAVLVLERQQHARARGARIRAQLAGFGSSCDGHHVTAPHPEGDGAARALRGALADAGLDPADIGHVNAHGTGTPHGDAAEARALHTVFGSPPPVTALKGAIGHAIGGAGAIEAVCTVLALEHQLIPPTANLDTPDPACDLDVVTKVPRPHRMTAAVSNSFGFGGQNAVLAFTRCP, encoded by the coding sequence TTGAGGCGGGAGGCGGTCGCGGTCACCGGGCTCGGGCTGCTCGCACCCAGCGGCGTCGGGGTACAGGCGGCCTGGGACGGCCTCTGCGCCGGGACGTCGTTCGCGGCCGCCGATCCGGAGCTGGCCGGGCTGCCGGTGGACTTCTCCTGCCGGGTCCCCGAGCTGGACGCCAAGGAGCTGTTGGGGTACCGACTGGCCCGGCGGCTCGACCTGTTCACCGTGCTGGCCCTGCTGGCCGCCCGTGAGGCGACCGCGAACGCCGGTCTGGACAGCGGGAGTTGGGACGGCGCCCGGGTCGGCGTGGTGATGGGGGTGGGGATCGGCAGCATGCAGAGCTGGCAGCCCGAGTTCGACCGGCTGGCGGCGGGTGCGCCGGAGAAGGTCTCGCCGCTGGCCCTGTCCCGCAGCCTGCCGAACATGGCGGCCGCCGAGATCGCCCTCGACCTCGGCGCCCTCGGCCCCAACCTGGTGGTCAGCACCGCCTGCGCCTCCGGCAGCAGCGCGATCGGGGTGGCCCGTGAACTGCTGCTCGCCGGTACCTGCGACCTGGTGCTGGCGGGCGGCGCCGAGTCGGCCCGGATGCCGATGACCTCGGCCTGCTTCGCCCAGATGCGGGCGCTCTCCCGCCGGTCGGCCGATCCGGCGGGCGCCTCCCGGCCGTTCGACCGGGACCGGGACGGTTTCGTGCTCGGCGAGGGAGCGGCCGTCCTGGTGCTGGAGCGTCAGCAGCACGCCCGGGCCCGGGGAGCCCGGATCCGCGCCCAGCTGGCGGGCTTCGGCTCCTCCTGCGACGGACACCATGTCACCGCCCCGCACCCGGAGGGCGACGGCGCGGCCCGAGCGCTGCGCGGCGCGCTCGCCGACGCCGGTCTCGACCCGGCCGACATCGGCCACGTCAACGCGCACGGCACGGGCACCCCGCACGGCGACGCGGCCGAGGCCCGGGCGCTGCACACCGTCTTCGGCAGCCCGCCCCCGGTCACCGCGCTCAAGGGCGCGATCGGCCACGCGATCGGCGGGGCCGGGGCGATCGAGGCGGTCTGCACCGTACTGGCCCTGGAGCACCAGCTGATCCCGCCCACCGCGAACCTGGACACCCCCGACCCGGCCTGCGACCTGGACGTGGTCACCAAGGTGCCGCGCCCGCACCGGATGACGGCCGCCGTCAGCAACTCGTTCGGTTTCGGCGGGCAGAACGCGGTGCTCGCCTTCACCCGCTGTCCCTGA
- a CDS encoding acetoacetate decarboxylase family protein — translation MHEHLAHGHPDHGPQPDSIRAAQLELRDRAREIVRAAEEVLEISARTTAALAHPALTSTALRHPGTGLPVQWALVRALTSRQGLGFAVKAPDGVMRRIGQAGEVFGQESLAALIAVSSLRLRIAATTLEHPELLADPGMRRLTEAVVADRDLASLRALRALVKDRGSQQALSSLTPIMPELFAIRALLDEDPGNDAAGWALATGRDLATDPLKGIDVRHLSALDVGEGAADPVELSPLEEPQIAKSGTLMGFLRNIAVLVNDGRILIQDVRAPDGTVRYVLHAPGMAPGQPRNDSPQDFVGAWNNLFSTESPYTRGFRQAMERHGIPDGAELALIGHSEGGICLINLAQDVEFSTRYQVTHIVCVGSPIDNKTPADPDTWVATVTNQHDLVPILDGRGTGSVFNPHPEWYEVDYTDASHGFPECHTIARYIANLEQDLPEAREHIDRQLADYRHPVVRSQAYQLKDRAHPPQGYPFMTVPTTPVVTSAGPAELPVRYYDSSVAVAIFAVDAEAAARVLPELSWLRPTRAGHKALVALTGYEHRVVSLGPYSELSLAVLVNDLWRPRPYDVLRDLLRRADVRRTGRHVVDLLVTTPEALAVGREIWGQPGVAAQVEVTVADRRIQVLARDPEHGGPLVELTGAIGPSGRVPQVDSVLYGRPDDNTVRTMVRVQRGMRLHPAPRARLRVGEADHPLTRHLRELRLQGARPLFVMTAPSYLARRSGGTILPR, via the coding sequence ATGCACGAGCACCTGGCTCACGGACACCCGGACCACGGACCGCAGCCCGACTCCATACGCGCGGCGCAACTGGAGCTGCGCGACCGGGCCCGCGAGATCGTCCGGGCGGCGGAGGAGGTGCTGGAGATCTCGGCCAGGACCACCGCCGCGCTCGCCCATCCCGCGCTGACCTCCACCGCGCTGCGCCATCCGGGGACCGGCCTGCCGGTCCAGTGGGCGCTGGTGCGGGCGCTGACCAGCCGTCAGGGTCTGGGTTTCGCGGTCAAGGCCCCCGACGGGGTGATGCGCAGGATCGGCCAGGCGGGTGAGGTGTTCGGCCAGGAGAGCCTGGCGGCGCTGATCGCGGTCTCCTCGCTGCGGCTGCGGATCGCGGCCACCACCCTGGAGCACCCGGAGCTGCTGGCCGACCCGGGGATGCGGCGGCTGACCGAGGCGGTGGTGGCCGACCGCGACCTGGCCTCGCTGCGCGCCCTGCGGGCGCTGGTCAAGGACCGGGGGAGTCAGCAGGCGCTCTCCTCGCTCACCCCGATCATGCCCGAACTCTTCGCGATCCGGGCCCTGTTGGACGAGGACCCGGGCAACGACGCGGCCGGCTGGGCGCTGGCCACCGGCCGGGATCTGGCCACCGACCCGCTCAAGGGCATCGACGTCCGGCACCTCTCGGCGCTGGACGTCGGCGAGGGCGCGGCCGACCCGGTCGAGCTCTCGCCGCTGGAGGAGCCGCAGATCGCCAAGTCGGGCACCCTGATGGGCTTCCTGCGCAACATCGCGGTGCTGGTCAACGACGGCCGGATCCTGATCCAGGACGTCCGAGCCCCCGACGGCACCGTGCGGTACGTGCTGCACGCCCCTGGGATGGCCCCGGGCCAGCCGCGCAACGACTCCCCGCAGGACTTCGTCGGCGCCTGGAACAACCTGTTCAGCACCGAGTCGCCGTACACCAGGGGCTTCCGGCAGGCGATGGAGCGGCACGGCATCCCGGACGGCGCGGAGCTGGCGCTGATCGGCCACAGCGAGGGCGGCATCTGCCTGATCAACCTCGCCCAGGACGTCGAGTTCAGCACCCGCTACCAGGTCACCCACATCGTCTGCGTCGGCTCCCCGATCGACAACAAGACCCCGGCCGACCCGGACACCTGGGTCGCCACCGTGACCAACCAGCACGACCTGGTGCCGATCCTGGACGGCCGGGGCACCGGCTCGGTGTTCAACCCGCATCCGGAGTGGTACGAGGTGGACTACACCGACGCCTCGCACGGCTTCCCGGAGTGCCACACCATCGCCCGGTACATCGCCAACCTGGAGCAGGACCTGCCGGAGGCCAGGGAGCACATCGACCGTCAACTGGCCGACTACCGCCACCCGGTGGTCCGCTCGCAGGCGTACCAGCTGAAGGACCGGGCCCACCCGCCGCAGGGCTACCCCTTCATGACGGTGCCGACCACGCCGGTGGTCACCTCGGCCGGGCCGGCCGAACTCCCGGTCCGCTACTACGACTCCAGCGTCGCCGTGGCCATCTTCGCGGTGGACGCCGAGGCCGCCGCCCGGGTGCTGCCCGAGCTCTCCTGGCTCCGGCCGACCCGGGCCGGGCACAAGGCACTGGTCGCGCTCACCGGGTACGAGCACCGCGTGGTGAGCCTCGGGCCGTACTCCGAACTGAGCCTGGCGGTGCTGGTCAACGACCTCTGGCGGCCCCGTCCGTACGACGTGCTGCGCGACCTGCTGCGCCGCGCCGACGTCCGCCGGACCGGGCGGCACGTGGTGGACCTGCTGGTCACCACGCCCGAGGCGCTGGCGGTCGGCCGGGAGATCTGGGGTCAGCCGGGAGTGGCCGCGCAGGTCGAGGTGACGGTGGCGGACCGCCGGATCCAGGTGCTGGCACGCGACCCCGAACACGGCGGGCCGCTGGTCGAGCTGACCGGGGCGATCGGCCCGTCCGGCCGGGTGCCGCAGGTGGACTCGGTGCTGTACGGGCGGCCGGACGACAACACCGTCCGCACCATGGTCCGGGTCCAGCGCGGCATGCGGCTGCACCCGGCGCCCCGGGCCAGGCTGCGGGTCGGCGAGGCCGACCACCCGCTCACCCGGCACCTGCGCGAGCTCAGGCTGCAGGGCGCCCGGCCGCTGTTCGTGATGACCGCCCCCAGCTACCTGGCCCGCCGCAGCGGCGGGACGATCCTGCCCCGCTGA
- a CDS encoding cytochrome P450, which yields MSFLAVYDAVPPTEPARQLAVLRQQLATDRPGLFRELRSERPVFSTPAGVFVTRYPDVMEVLSVPEVFTVGAYGPTLEAVLGAPHILSREGADVHWLERGYAQVVLAAEDAPRVRELTARITGEVLDRAQAGAEERGDKTFDLIQDCTALVAARLAVEYLGFTGIDPRELHDLSRQAQWAAFANPFQDPEVHAAGVAAGRALHDLVAGVIERRRAAPEGPDDVLGRMLRTAPAELGYDDERINANLVGFLIGYQQNTAQCGATALKELALRPEVLAAAERAAADPDPAAFDEYVWEALRFHPFVPYTPRLTVREHVLAAGTPRETVLPAGSVVHACLASAMFDEEVVPEPDTFRPGRPAQHNLVLGRGAHDCVGKYAARVILPELVRQVLLRPEVRPLPGEENALDYAGTPYPQHYRVTVGQTVGKD from the coding sequence GTGAGTTTCCTCGCCGTGTACGACGCGGTCCCGCCCACCGAACCGGCCCGGCAGCTCGCCGTGTTGCGGCAGCAGCTGGCCACCGACCGGCCCGGGCTGTTCCGTGAACTGCGTTCCGAGCGGCCGGTGTTCAGCACCCCGGCCGGGGTCTTCGTGACCCGCTATCCGGATGTGATGGAGGTGCTCTCGGTGCCGGAGGTGTTCACCGTCGGCGCCTACGGGCCGACCCTGGAGGCCGTGCTCGGCGCCCCGCACATCCTGTCCAGGGAGGGCGCGGACGTGCACTGGCTCGAACGCGGATACGCCCAGGTGGTGCTGGCCGCCGAGGACGCGCCCCGGGTGCGCGAGCTCACCGCCCGGATCACCGGCGAGGTGCTGGACCGGGCGCAGGCCGGGGCCGAGGAGCGCGGCGACAAGACCTTCGACCTGATCCAGGACTGCACCGCCCTGGTGGCCGCCCGGCTGGCGGTCGAGTACCTGGGGTTCACCGGGATCGACCCGCGCGAGCTGCACGACCTCTCCCGCCAAGCCCAGTGGGCCGCCTTCGCCAACCCGTTCCAGGATCCGGAGGTGCACGCGGCCGGTGTTGCGGCGGGCCGTGCACTGCACGACCTGGTGGCGGGCGTGATCGAGCGCCGCCGGGCCGCGCCCGAGGGCCCGGACGACGTGCTCGGCCGGATGCTGCGGACCGCCCCGGCCGAGCTCGGCTACGACGACGAGCGGATCAACGCCAACCTGGTCGGCTTCCTGATCGGCTATCAGCAGAACACCGCCCAGTGCGGGGCCACCGCGCTCAAGGAGCTGGCGCTGCGCCCGGAGGTGCTGGCCGCCGCCGAGCGGGCCGCCGCCGATCCCGACCCGGCCGCCTTCGACGAGTACGTCTGGGAGGCGCTGCGGTTCCACCCGTTCGTCCCGTACACCCCCCGGCTGACCGTCCGCGAGCACGTACTGGCGGCGGGCACCCCGCGCGAGACGGTGCTGCCGGCCGGCAGCGTGGTGCACGCCTGCCTGGCCTCGGCGATGTTCGACGAGGAGGTGGTCCCGGAGCCTGACACCTTCCGCCCCGGCCGCCCGGCCCAGCACAACCTGGTGCTCGGCCGGGGCGCGCACGACTGCGTGGGCAAGTACGCCGCCCGGGTGATCCTGCCCGAGCTGGTCCGGCAGGTGCTGCTGCGGCCCGAGGTCCGGCCGCTGCCCGGCGAGGAGAACGCGCTCGACTACGCCGGGACGCCCTACCCCCAGCACTACCGGGTGACGGTCGGTCAGACCGTCGGAAAGGACTGA
- a CDS encoding peroxidase family protein, whose product MTTTHPASRPEAPATAHPSAPGQPGPRDRSRDGLRNRFEGHLLSHYGPLWRRVERHHRLHRVLNAALTDQAVLKAPTRPNPLSTRSPYTSWVSLTDRSYVGRQLPPVQPRLDRPGPEQAAELFRRTGPTRPCERSSALLPAFAQWFTDGFLRGHGATGDPRRTDSPHTLDMAQLYGANEEMTACLRSFEGGRLKSRLIGGAEFPPALCSGGKIKEEFGALRPVRFQEVPPERRDSLFACGGDRVHAHIGPMAMNVLFLREHNRVADVIAKEHAGELGWDDERIFQTTRNILVVMMIRLMLEEYVNHLTPYRFRFILDPVRTDRGVWHRENWATIEFSLVYRWHSLIPSGYTIGGREVPLMDTIADGQLVVDRGLGPLLDDLSTQPAGRSGLFNTDPLLLPIEAASIRVGRELQLASYNEYRGFYGFPPVTDVRQISGEPEVQQALRDTYRSIDDLDLYVGLFAEQPGPGALFGRLLERIISVDAFSEALNNPLLAPRLFTPATFTTTGLRIIGGTRSFSQLVHRNLPETEGQHYTVSLGRKA is encoded by the coding sequence GTGACCACCACGCACCCCGCCTCCCGCCCCGAGGCCCCCGCCACCGCCCACCCGTCGGCCCCTGGGCAGCCGGGCCCGCGCGACCGGTCCAGGGACGGGCTGCGCAACCGCTTCGAGGGCCATCTGCTCTCGCACTACGGCCCGCTCTGGCGCCGGGTCGAACGGCACCACCGGCTGCACCGGGTGCTCAACGCGGCCCTCACCGACCAGGCCGTGCTGAAGGCGCCGACCCGGCCCAACCCGCTCAGCACCCGCTCCCCGTACACCTCCTGGGTCTCGCTGACCGACCGCTCGTACGTCGGCCGCCAGCTGCCCCCGGTCCAGCCGCGGCTGGACCGGCCGGGCCCGGAGCAGGCCGCCGAGCTGTTCCGCCGGACCGGGCCGACCCGGCCCTGCGAGCGCTCCAGCGCGCTGCTGCCCGCTTTCGCCCAGTGGTTCACCGACGGGTTCCTGCGCGGCCACGGCGCCACCGGCGACCCGCGCCGGACGGACTCGCCGCACACCCTGGACATGGCCCAGCTGTACGGCGCGAACGAGGAGATGACGGCCTGTCTGCGCAGTTTCGAGGGCGGGCGGCTGAAGTCCCGGCTGATCGGCGGCGCCGAGTTCCCGCCCGCGCTCTGCTCGGGCGGGAAGATCAAGGAGGAGTTCGGCGCGCTCCGGCCGGTCCGGTTCCAGGAGGTGCCGCCCGAACGCCGGGACAGCCTGTTCGCCTGCGGCGGGGACCGGGTGCACGCCCACATCGGGCCGATGGCGATGAACGTGCTCTTCCTCCGCGAGCACAACCGGGTGGCCGACGTGATCGCCAAGGAGCATGCGGGCGAGCTCGGTTGGGACGACGAGCGGATCTTCCAGACCACCCGGAACATCCTGGTGGTGATGATGATCCGGCTGATGCTGGAGGAGTACGTCAACCACCTCACGCCGTACCGGTTCAGGTTCATCCTCGACCCGGTCCGCACCGACCGGGGCGTCTGGCACCGGGAGAACTGGGCCACCATCGAGTTCAGCCTGGTCTACCGCTGGCACAGCCTGATCCCGTCCGGCTACACCATCGGCGGCCGCGAGGTCCCGCTGATGGACACCATCGCCGACGGGCAACTGGTCGTGGACCGGGGCCTCGGCCCGCTGCTGGACGACCTCTCCACCCAGCCCGCCGGCCGCTCGGGCCTGTTCAACACGGACCCGCTGCTGCTGCCGATCGAGGCCGCCAGCATCCGGGTCGGCCGCGAGCTCCAGCTCGCCTCCTACAACGAGTACCGGGGTTTCTACGGCTTCCCCCCGGTCACCGACGTCCGCCAGATCTCCGGCGAACCCGAGGTCCAGCAGGCCCTGCGGGACACCTACCGCAGCATCGACGACCTCGACCTCTACGTCGGCCTGTTCGCCGAACAGCCGGGCCCCGGAGCCCTGTTCGGCCGCCTGCTGGAGCGGATCATCTCGGTCGACGCCTTCTCCGAGGCCCTCAACAACCCCCTGCTCGCCCCCCGCCTCTTCACCCCCGCCACCTTCACCACCACCGGCCTGCGGATCATCGGCGGCACCCGCTCCTTCTCCCAGCTGGTCCACCGCAACCTCCCGGAGACCGAGGGGCAGCACTACACCGTCTCCCTGGGACGCAAGGCCTGA
- a CDS encoding M28 family peptidase, translating into MRRKILTAGTTLTVLAGLLAATTAARAAPNPAPTTVAPPSALAAAVSAADQAAAAGLDALAKGPGESYERHAVTPWLGGLYSVAYERTYRGLPVVGGDAVVLADGQGRIRSVQSASTGAVGVPTTPKVTAAAAEQTARAQLPTVDGVQAARLVVRVKGGRSKLAWETVLTGRTASAPSTLHVFVDARSGEVLDSYDDVHAGTINSKWNGTQTINTTASGSTYSLRDPGRPGLSCADYSSGSVFSKSSDSWGNGSATSKETGCADVMFAAQKEWDMLRDWLGRNGHNGNGGSWPVKVGLNDVNAYWDGSSISIGHNNANEWIAAIDVVGHEFGHGIDQYTPGGAASNEAGLGEATGDIMGALTEAYANESAPYDAPDYTVGEMINLVGNGPIRVMYNPSQVGGNPNCYSSSIPNTEEHAAAGPLNHWFYLLAEGSNPGGGKPTSPTCNSSSVTGLGIQNAGKIFYGGMLLKTSGMTYKKYRTATLTAAKNLDPSCGYFTRAKAAWDAVSVPAQAGDPTCTPTGNNDFGLTLNQTAGSVQPGASTTATVNTSVTSGSAQTVNLTASGAPAGVTVSFNPSSVQAGSASTVTFAAAATAVAGSYTITVTGTGTVTHTAQYTLTVGGGGNPGGNAPDIDVAQVQAHLTQLNTIASQNGGNRRAGSAGHSQSVAYVKAKLQAAGYTVSEQSCTSCSYVSNNLIADWPGGPTDQVTMFGAHLDSVAAGPGINDNGSGSAVLLENALALAQANPTLTRHVRFAWWTGEEQGLQGSAHYVGQLSSAQRSAIKGYYNFDMVGSPNAGYFINNLNSTTSAPMKAYWDSLSLQPEENVEGQGRSDDYSFQQAGIPTSGYAAGASATKTANQAAKWGGTSGRAYDSCYHQSCDTTSNVSATVLNRSADGVAYTLWKTSVGGTVPTNDFSIAVNPATGNATPGNSVSATVSTGVTSGSAQTVGLTASGVPAGVTVTFNPSSVQAGSSSTATFQVGASTAAGTYSITLTGTGSATHSTTYSLVVGSGPGTGTWAAGTTYQAGDVVTYNGVSYRCIQGHTAQTGWEPPIVPALWQRL; encoded by the coding sequence ATGAGACGAAAAATCCTGACGGCAGGAACCACCCTGACCGTCCTGGCCGGCCTGCTCGCCGCCACCACGGCCGCGCGGGCCGCGCCCAACCCGGCCCCGACCACCGTCGCTCCGCCGAGCGCGCTGGCCGCCGCCGTCTCCGCCGCCGACCAGGCGGCCGCGGCGGGCCTGGACGCCCTGGCCAAGGGCCCGGGCGAGAGCTACGAGCGGCACGCGGTGACCCCGTGGCTGGGCGGGCTCTACTCCGTCGCGTACGAGCGGACCTACCGGGGGCTCCCGGTGGTCGGTGGTGACGCCGTGGTGCTCGCCGACGGGCAGGGCCGGATCCGCAGCGTGCAGTCGGCGTCCACCGGGGCGGTCGGCGTGCCGACCACGCCGAAGGTGACCGCTGCCGCCGCCGAGCAGACCGCCCGGGCCCAACTCCCCACCGTGGACGGGGTGCAGGCCGCCCGCCTGGTGGTCCGGGTGAAGGGCGGCCGCTCCAAGCTGGCCTGGGAGACCGTGCTGACCGGCCGGACCGCCAGCGCGCCCAGCACCCTGCACGTCTTCGTGGACGCCCGCTCGGGCGAGGTGCTGGACAGCTACGACGACGTCCATGCCGGCACCATCAACAGCAAGTGGAACGGCACGCAGACCATCAACACCACTGCGTCCGGCAGCACTTACTCGCTGCGCGACCCCGGCCGTCCCGGGCTGAGCTGTGCCGACTACTCCAGCGGCTCGGTGTTCTCCAAGTCCAGCGACAGCTGGGGCAACGGGAGCGCGACCAGCAAGGAGACCGGCTGCGCCGACGTGATGTTCGCGGCGCAGAAGGAGTGGGACATGCTCCGCGACTGGCTGGGCCGCAACGGCCACAACGGCAACGGCGGCAGCTGGCCGGTCAAGGTCGGTCTGAACGACGTGAACGCGTACTGGGACGGCTCCTCGATATCCATCGGCCACAACAACGCCAACGAGTGGATCGCCGCGATCGACGTGGTGGGCCACGAGTTCGGCCACGGTATCGACCAGTACACCCCGGGCGGGGCGGCCAGCAACGAGGCCGGGCTGGGCGAGGCGACCGGTGACATCATGGGCGCGCTGACCGAGGCGTACGCCAACGAGAGCGCCCCGTACGACGCGCCGGACTACACCGTCGGCGAGATGATCAACCTGGTGGGCAACGGCCCGATCCGGGTGATGTACAACCCCTCGCAGGTCGGCGGGAACCCGAACTGCTACTCCTCCTCGATCCCGAACACCGAGGAGCACGCCGCGGCGGGCCCGCTGAACCACTGGTTCTACCTGCTCGCCGAGGGCTCCAACCCGGGTGGCGGCAAGCCCACCAGCCCGACCTGCAACAGCAGTTCGGTGACCGGTCTGGGCATCCAGAACGCCGGGAAGATCTTCTACGGCGGCATGCTGCTGAAGACCAGCGGGATGACCTACAAGAAGTACCGGACCGCGACCCTGACCGCGGCCAAGAACCTCGACCCCAGCTGCGGCTACTTCACCCGGGCCAAGGCGGCCTGGGACGCGGTCAGCGTGCCGGCCCAGGCCGGTGACCCGACCTGCACGCCCACCGGCAACAACGACTTCGGGCTGACGCTCAATCAGACCGCGGGTTCGGTCCAGCCCGGCGCCTCCACCACCGCGACGGTCAACACCTCGGTCACCTCGGGCAGCGCGCAGACGGTCAACCTGACCGCCTCCGGTGCGCCGGCCGGTGTCACGGTGTCCTTCAACCCCTCGTCGGTGCAGGCCGGTTCGGCCTCGACGGTGACCTTCGCGGCCGCCGCCACGGCGGTGGCGGGCAGCTACACCATCACGGTGACCGGCACCGGTACGGTCACCCACACCGCGCAGTACACCCTGACGGTGGGCGGTGGCGGCAACCCCGGCGGCAACGCGCCGGACATCGACGTGGCCCAGGTGCAGGCGCATCTGACCCAGCTGAACACCATCGCCTCGCAGAACGGCGGCAACCGGCGGGCCGGCTCGGCCGGGCACTCGCAGTCCGTCGCGTACGTCAAGGCCAAGCTGCAGGCGGCCGGTTACACCGTCTCCGAGCAGAGCTGCACCTCCTGCAGCTACGTCTCCAACAACCTGATCGCCGACTGGCCGGGCGGCCCGACCGACCAGGTGACCATGTTCGGCGCCCACCTGGACAGCGTGGCGGCCGGGCCCGGCATCAACGACAACGGCTCCGGCTCGGCGGTGCTGCTGGAGAACGCGCTGGCGCTCGCCCAGGCCAACCCGACCCTGACCCGGCACGTCCGGTTCGCCTGGTGGACCGGCGAGGAGCAGGGCCTGCAGGGCTCCGCCCACTACGTCGGCCAGCTGAGCTCCGCCCAGCGCAGCGCGATCAAGGGCTACTACAACTTCGACATGGTCGGCTCGCCCAACGCCGGCTACTTCATCAACAACCTCAACTCCACGACCTCGGCGCCGATGAAGGCGTACTGGGACTCGCTGAGCCTCCAGCCCGAGGAGAACGTCGAGGGCCAGGGCCGGTCGGACGACTACTCCTTCCAGCAGGCCGGCATCCCGACCTCCGGCTACGCAGCCGGCGCCAGCGCCACCAAGACCGCGAACCAGGCCGCCAAGTGGGGCGGTACCTCCGGCCGGGCGTACGACTCCTGCTACCACCAGTCCTGCGACACCACCTCCAACGTCAGTGCCACCGTGCTGAACCGCAGTGCGGACGGCGTCGCGTACACCCTGTGGAAGACCTCGGTCGGCGGCACCGTCCCGACCAACGACTTCTCCATCGCGGTCAACCCGGCCACCGGCAACGCGACTCCGGGCAACTCGGTCAGCGCGACCGTGTCCACCGGCGTCACCTCGGGCAGCGCGCAGACGGTCGGCCTGACCGCCTCCGGTGTGCCCGCCGGGGTCACCGTCACCTTCAACCCGTCCTCGGTGCAGGCAGGTTCGTCCTCGACGGCGACCTTCCAGGTGGGCGCCTCCACGGCCGCCGGTACCTACAGCATCACGCTGACCGGCACCGGCTCGGCCACCCACAGCACCACCTACTCGCTGGTGGTCGGCAGCGGTCCCGGCACCGGGACCTGGGCGGCCGGCACCACCTACCAGGCGGGTGACGTCGTGACCTACAACGGCGTCAGCTACCGCTGCATCCAGGGTCACACGGCCCAGACCGGCTGGGAGCCGCCCATCGTGCCGGCCCTCTGGCAGCGCCTGTGA
- a CDS encoding helix-turn-helix transcriptional regulator, with protein MHRTDTGATLVEDAPAAGTPAADSWRAFGERLRHWRRRAGFTQAQLATEIGYDHTAVSRLEHGTRRATSRVADHLDRLLAAGGDLSAACRRAEQGERSGPPVPAELTRPPLPGAAADQPPLPLPLLVGRPPTRLPDYGMLCPLHGAVGCEVPAPADLAALHLAFCAADPLTAPPLDTDTAHALAGLLAAHLRAGEARSHPDTAVAVERTLRAVLARLPGTPAGRRRPLVRLAAEYAHAAGVLRMQQGRNATAMACFDRALSWSELADDPATQVAALSDMSTLARLDGDPASALGYAREIGRAAPGRHWAAAMSQVGQARAHALAGDVRQTLRHIGRARLHLDHIGARDESDAPWLSIASMQLRVESGAAAALRDAAAAVDNPRLALRAVSAARTALHLLGPHQLPSARLLFTVRIADCHVCAHDPGTALSLLGPALEHTAPGLPALVGHELRGLRDRLAAHPGRRPELTDTARRLTELAP; from the coding sequence GTGCACCGGACCGACACCGGCGCCACCCTGGTCGAGGACGCCCCCGCCGCGGGTACGCCGGCCGCCGACTCCTGGCGGGCGTTCGGCGAGCGCCTGCGGCACTGGCGGCGGCGGGCGGGGTTCACCCAGGCGCAGCTCGCCACCGAGATCGGCTACGACCACACCGCGGTCAGCCGGCTCGAACACGGCACCCGCCGGGCCACCTCCCGGGTCGCCGACCACCTCGACCGGCTGCTGGCCGCCGGCGGCGATCTGAGCGCCGCCTGCCGCCGGGCGGAGCAGGGGGAACGGAGCGGACCGCCCGTCCCGGCCGAGCTCACCCGCCCGCCGCTGCCCGGCGCCGCCGCCGACCAACCCCCGCTCCCGCTACCGCTGTTGGTCGGCCGGCCACCGACCCGGCTGCCCGACTACGGGATGCTCTGCCCACTGCACGGCGCGGTCGGCTGCGAGGTGCCCGCGCCCGCCGACCTGGCCGCGCTGCACCTGGCGTTCTGCGCCGCCGACCCGCTGACCGCACCGCCGCTGGACACCGACACCGCGCACGCGCTGGCCGGGCTGCTCGCCGCCCACCTGCGGGCCGGCGAGGCGCGCTCCCACCCGGACACCGCCGTCGCCGTCGAACGCACCCTGCGGGCCGTCCTGGCCCGGCTGCCCGGCACCCCCGCCGGGCGGCGGCGCCCGCTGGTCCGGCTGGCCGCCGAGTACGCCCACGCGGCGGGCGTGCTGCGGATGCAGCAGGGCCGCAACGCGACCGCGATGGCCTGCTTCGACCGCGCCCTCAGCTGGTCCGAACTGGCCGACGACCCCGCCACCCAGGTGGCCGCGCTCAGCGACATGAGCACGCTGGCCCGGCTGGACGGCGACCCGGCCTCCGCGCTCGGCTACGCCCGCGAGATCGGCCGGGCCGCCCCGGGGCGGCACTGGGCCGCCGCGATGTCCCAGGTCGGCCAGGCGCGGGCGCACGCGCTGGCGGGCGACGTCCGGCAGACCCTCCGGCACATCGGCCGGGCCCGGCTGCACCTGGACCACATCGGCGCCCGGGACGAGTCCGACGCGCCGTGGCTCTCGATCGCCTCGATGCAGCTACGGGTCGAGTCCGGCGCCGCCGCCGCACTGCGCGACGCCGCGGCCGCCGTGGACAACCCCCGGCTCGCGCTGCGCGCGGTGAGCGCCGCCCGGACCGCGCTGCACCTGCTCGGGCCACACCAACTTCCGTCCGCCCGGCTGCTGTTCACCGTCCGGATCGCCGACTGCCACGTCTGCGCGCACGACCCGGGCACCGCACTCTCGCTGCTCGGCCCCGCCCTGGAGCACACCGCCCCCGGGCTGCCCGCGCTGGTCGGCCACGAACTGCGCGGCCTGCGCGACCGGTTGGCCGCACACCCCGGGCGACGCCCCGAACTCACGGACACCGCCCGGCGGTTGACCGAACTGGCGCCCTGA